The window GCTTCTAGTACGAGAGGACCGAAGTGGACGTATCTCTGGTGGTCCGGTTGTCATACCAATGGCATAGCCGGGTAGCTACATACGGACGGGATAACCGCTGAAAGCATCTAAGCGGGAAGCCCACCTCAAGATTAGATTTCCCTAGGGGTTTAACCCCTCTGAAGGTCCGTCGAAGACTACGACGTTGATAGGTTGGGTGTGTAAGTGCAGTAATGCATTGAGCTTACCAATACTAATTGACCGTGAGGCTTGACCATATAATAGGTCTTAGACAATTTTGATACGAGACATGATCGTTTCCAAAGTTGACGCGAATACAAACAACTTAAGCAATTCAATCAGACATTGCTGTTACTAACCAACTAATCAAATTTATTCGTGAGTGGAGTGCAAGATAAAATGCAGAGATGCATCAACACTTCAAGCACAAACCAGTTTACCTGGGGAAAATAGCGCTATGGAACCACCTGATCCCATCCCGAACTCAGAAGTGAAACGTAGCAGCGCCGATGGTAGTGTGGGAGATCCCATGTGAGAGTAGGTCAACCCTAGGGCTTCATTAAGAGCTCCTAGCTAATTAGCTAGGAGCTTTTTCTTTGTCTGGATTTTTTTATTCTTAAGAAAGCTCCTGGAGCTGCGGGAACCGACTACTTCATTCTTTTAGCCGGTGCATGCCCGCAGTTTGGCATTTGCGATGCCTCTTGCCGGCACGTGATTATTGGAAGAATGCAGTAGTAAGATCCGGCAACTCATCAGCCTTTGTTATTTCAACTACTCATCTTTATGATTCTTAAGAGAATTCTAGGAACAGCGAGAACTGACTGTTTCATTCTTTTAACCAATGCATGCCCGCAGTTTGGGTCTTTTCAATGCCTCTTGCCGGCACGCAGTTTCTGGAAGAATGCGATAGTGAAGACCGGCATCTCATTAGCCTCTGTTTGTTTTAGTGTTTGAACTTATAAGAGGATTTATTGAGTGGCAGGAGCCGACTGTCTCACTCTTATCACAACTGCATGTCTGCTGGCTGGCTTCTTCTATGCCCCTTGCCGGCAGGCAGTTTTTGGAAGAATGCGATGGTGAGCCCCGGCAACTCATTAGCTTCTATTTGTTTTAAGATCGGTACTTATAAAAATATCAAAGGGAAAAGTTTGAAATAATAACTTCATTGATATTATTAGAGGAGGCCTATAGTAGCTGCTCTCTTAAAATTATGGCTAATTTTCAGTAGAGTTAAGATGATTTTGGAGTTCGAAGATTGATACAATGGTAAATATTTTATGTCTCAGTTCTAATATTTTATGCAGACCACAATAATTCCTTTTATGTTATGACGTTTTAAATGAAAAAATATCGAATTTTATTAGCATTTCTTGCCCTTTTTCCAATGATTATCTATTACATTGGTCTCTCCTTTTGGCCACAATTTATGGCAACTCATTTTATATGGGGAGTCCCTTATTCTATTTTAGGCGGTGTAGTAGTGATGTTATGGGGGGCTTTTATTGCTCTTTTTTATGCGCTACTCTATTTTTTAAATAGAGATTTGCAAATAAAGGATGATCGATAATAGCCAATCTCTTAATGAGTATGAGATAGGAAGTTGATGAATAAAGTTTATAGAACTACAGGGAATAATGATGCATCAAAGTAAAAGTGTGACCCGCTATTTTTTAGCTGATCGGTCGATAGGTGTATTGCAAAACTCATTCGCGCTAGCTGGAGATTATCTCTCTGCAGCAGCTTTTTTGGGCTCGATAGCAATGTATTTTACCCAGGGAATGGATTCTCTCTTCTATGCAGTGGCAACACTACTAGGATGGGTTTTATTACTCCTCTTCTTTTCCGATAAATTAAGAGCTACTGGTGCCTTTACTTTCTCTGATGTGATTAATACCTCATTTAATAGTCGAAGATTAAAAGTTTTAAGTGGAGTGACAAGTCTTCTCATATCGATATTTTATCTATTAGTACAATTGGTGGGAGCTAGCGCATTACTTACTCTACTACTAGATTTAACCTTTGTAAGTGCATTATTAGTTATATCTCTTTTAACACTTTTTATTGTTTTAGTAGGGGGCATGAGAGCAACAACGTTTATTCAAAGTATTAAAGCGCTATTACTATTTCTATTTGCCTTTACATTGCTCTTTTTAGTTTTGAAGAGAGTGAATTTCTCATTTGAAGAATTATTTCTGCGTGTTGCAGCCGTTACCTCTTTTGATTATTTGATGCCAAGTAGCGCTATTAGTTCAGGAATTGAGCAAATCTCATTAATATTAGGATTATTATTAGGTTTATTAGGCTTGCCCCATATTTTAATGCGTTTTTTTACAGTTAAAAATCAATCTGTTGCGCTCTTTTCAGCATCAGGAACAACGCTACTGATCGCAATCTTTTTTATTCTTAATCTCATCATTGGATTTGGTGCTGTAGTTTTATTAGAAGGAGAGCAGCTAACAGGAGGGGCAAATATGACGCTACTTCATTTAGCTTCTCTATTGGGTGGAGGTCTCTTTCAAACGATTTTAGCAATATTGGTTCTTATTACGGTATTAGCAGTTATCTCTGGTATTGTCATGGCTGCTAGTGCGACAGTGACTCATGATCTATTACCACTATTAAAAACCGAGCAACAGTTAAGTGAGGCTTGGCAGTTGATCATTGCTCGTTTAGCCGTATTAATCATCTTTATTTTTGGCGCGATACTTGCTTATTTTTTTAGAGAAATGAATCTTGCTTTTCTTTTTGGACTTGCATTTTCATGGGTAGCAAGCGCCCACTTTCCGGTGATGTTAGGGCGATTTTATCTAAAAGGCTATAGTGAAAAAGGGGCATTTTATGCACTTTTAGTAGGTACATTGGGTGTTTTACTCTTCCTTATTTTTAGTGATACTGTCTGGGTTGATATCTTCTCTTTTAATTCTCTTTATAGTTATCGTAGCCCCACGCTTTTTATCTTACCATTAACACTTGCAGTCTTGTGGTTATTCCGAGAGAGAAAAGTGGGGGAAAGAGAATCGATAAGCTAAGCCATCGCCGCCAAAGTAACTATCTTGAATCCCTTTTATTTTGAGTTCTGATAATCTTTTTTCTACCATTTTTTGTGAGCTTTTCGATTTTAGTGTTGCATAGAGGTGAAATCCTCCTTGAGGGATTTGATAAGTTAGAAGATCAGTTAAGTTTTTATCGAGCCAATTGACAAGGCGATCTGCTCTTACTTTTAGAGCTTGCTGTAATTTTAACTCATGCTGATTTGCATAATGTTCAAGATAATACTCTGCCATATATTGTGGAAGGGAGCTTAAGCCTGAATCAAGCTGTTGCCGAATATTGGCTAAGTTTTCGATGATAGAACGGGGTGCAACCATCCAACCTATACGAATTGATCTTCCTAGATATTTTGAGAGAGAGCCTAAATAAAATATATTATGATTTTTATCTGTCATTTTTAGCGGGCGATTGTCGATATAGTTGTAGAATGCTAATTGACCATAAGCATCATCTTCGACAATAGGTAGCTGTTTTCGATGACAATAAGCTATTAATGCTCCTCTTCTTTGAGACGATATGACTCGACCCGTAGGATTATGAAAGATAGGATTGATGAAGATCATCTTGATTCTATGTTTATAGAGTAATTGATCAAGCTTTGAAATGATGACACCTTCTTGGTCCATAGGGATTCCATATATTCGAATACCTAAAGCTTGAAAGATGGAGAGCGAGTAGAAATAGGATGGATTTTCAATAGCGATAGAGTCTCCGCTTTTTAAGAGTCCAAGCGCTATAAGTGAGAGCGCTTGTTGTGTGCCTGAGGTAATCATAATCTCCTCAATAGGTACTTCCCATCGATGGCTTCTTTTAAGATAACGTTGAACTGCAGATCTTAAGTCTCTTGTACCGAGCCGCATCGATTCTTGCTCTCGCTCGGCATTTAATAGCAATTGCCAATCAATTTCAGGAAGCTGAAGAGAGGGGTATAGTTCTATTGGAAGATCGCCATTTGTGAGATCATATTTCACTTTTGGTTGGAAGATCTCTCTATTAAATGCACCATTCCACTGTAATCTCGGTTTTGAAAATTGACCCCACTTCTGTGGATTAATATAGGTGCCGGAGCCTACTTTTCGGATAATAAGGCGACGTTCATGAAGCTCTTCCATTGCTCTTACAACAGTCGATCGATTGACAGAAAAGAATTGGCTAAGTTCCCTTTCGGAAGGGAGTTTCTCCCCCGGTAATATTTTCCCTGCTATTAAGGCGTCTTCGATAGATTCGATGATTTGTTGGTAGAGAGGTTTTTTACTATTTTTTTTGATGTCAA of the Ignatzschineria indica genome contains:
- a CDS encoding sodium:solute symporter family transporter — its product is MHQSKSVTRYFLADRSIGVLQNSFALAGDYLSAAAFLGSIAMYFTQGMDSLFYAVATLLGWVLLLLFFSDKLRATGAFTFSDVINTSFNSRRLKVLSGVTSLLISIFYLLVQLVGASALLTLLLDLTFVSALLVISLLTLFIVLVGGMRATTFIQSIKALLLFLFAFTLLFLVLKRVNFSFEELFLRVAAVTSFDYLMPSSAISSGIEQISLILGLLLGLLGLPHILMRFFTVKNQSVALFSASGTTLLIAIFFILNLIIGFGAVVLLEGEQLTGGANMTLLHLASLLGGGLFQTILAILVLITVLAVISGIVMAASATVTHDLLPLLKTEQQLSEAWQLIIARLAVLIIFIFGAILAYFFREMNLAFLFGLAFSWVASAHFPVMLGRFYLKGYSEKGAFYALLVGTLGVLLFLIFSDTVWVDIFSFNSLYSYRSPTLFILPLTLAVLWLFRERKVGERESIS
- a CDS encoding PLP-dependent aminotransferase family protein, encoding MHFDIKKNSKKPLYQQIIESIEDALIAGKILPGEKLPSERELSQFFSVNRSTVVRAMEELHERRLIIRKVGSGTYINPQKWGQFSKPRLQWNGAFNREIFQPKVKYDLTNGDLPIELYPSLQLPEIDWQLLLNAEREQESMRLGTRDLRSAVQRYLKRSHRWEVPIEEIMITSGTQQALSLIALGLLKSGDSIAIENPSYFYSLSIFQALGIRIYGIPMDQEGVIISKLDQLLYKHRIKMIFINPIFHNPTGRVISSQRRGALIAYCHRKQLPIVEDDAYGQLAFYNYIDNRPLKMTDKNHNIFYLGSLSKYLGRSIRIGWMVAPRSIIENLANIRQQLDSGLSSLPQYMAEYYLEHYANQHELKLQQALKVRADRLVNWLDKNLTDLLTYQIPQGGFHLYATLKSKSSQKMVEKRLSELKIKGIQDSYFGGDGLAYRFSFPHFSLSE